A DNA window from Anastrepha obliqua isolate idAnaObli1 chromosome 5, idAnaObli1_1.0, whole genome shotgun sequence contains the following coding sequences:
- the LOC129248678 gene encoding jerky protein homolog-like, with protein MSASKQKRLSLEEKVKIFNRLDAGVTASRVAFDFGISVSAISQMKKNKTQIMAAVSNSLERAKKKTLHKAEYSEMETKLFEWFMNQRERNCPINGPILKAKAKFFFAHIYPDKKESEFNASDGWLTKFKRRFGMRFLKVCGEILSSDTTSITPFINSLRAKMNEMNVTNQQLYNADESGLFYRLLPDKTYVAACEKTAPGRKIQKQRITFMLCSNADGSNKIKPLVIGKAAEPRCFNNFQNPLNYDHSANAWMTKKIFSNWFHNEFVKEVRRFSAENNIPPKAILLLDNCSAHSPIDSFCSDDGNIVAMSLPPNVTAVIQPMDQNPIKIAKLKYRNMLLSNIVAQEDASVHDMLKRHSIRDAILMLKSAWNDLPQTVLEKAWNQILNWDDDQFDKQDDLPLSELLSNLDYEREIEDTRQLLLKLGVGTSLSTDEIEEWNADMIDEGDLNDIDIEEMECDADIADGEAVCSNQPIPYLDAISAVNTLIKWNEQNVECTNKHMANLFELRSDIVKKQLSKPQKQCILTDYFTRSNT; from the exons ATGTCTGCTTCGAAACAAAAAAGATTGTCGCttgaagaaaaagttaaaattttcaatcgtTTAGATGCTGGTGTGACGGCAAGTCGTGTAGCGTTCGATTTCGGTATTTCTGTTTCAGCAATTtctcaaatgaagaaaaataaaacacaaattatgGCAGCGGTATCAAATTCGCTTGAACgggctaaaaaaaaaacgttacatAAAGCCGAATATTCTGAAATGGaaacaaaattgtttgagtGGTTTATGAACCAAAGAGAGAGAAATTGTCCGATAAATGGGCCTATATTGAAGGCCAAAGCAAAGTTTTTTTTCGCGCATATTTATCCAGACAAAAAAGAAAGTGAATTCAATGCGAGTGACGGCTGGTTAACCAAATTCAAACGTCGATTTGGAATGCGTTTTTTGAAAGTGTGTGGGGAAATATTATCTAGTGACACCACTTCAATTACACCATTTATAAATAGTTTGCGcgcaaaaatgaatgaaatgaatgtcaCTAATCAACAGTTATACAATGCAGACGAATCGGGACTCTTTTACCGACTTTTACCAGACAAAACATACGTTGCCGCTTGCGAAAAAACCGCCCCAGGACGAAAAATTCAGAAACAGCGCATTACATTTATGTTATGTTCAAACGCCGATggatcaaataaaatcaaaccgCTTGTGATTGGAAAGGCGGCAGAACCACGctgttttaataatttccaaaacCCGCTAAACTATGATCATTCGGCCAATGCTTggatgacaaaaaaaatattcagcaaTTGGTTCCACAACGAATTCGTCAAAGAA GTGCGACGTTTTAGTGCCGAAAACAACATTCCACCGAAAGCAATTCTCTTATTGGATAATTGTAGCGCACATTCACCGATTGATTCATTTTGCTCTGACGACGGAAATATTGTGGCAATGTCCCTTCCACCGAATGTGACAGCCGTCatccagccaatggaccaaaatccaataaaaatagcaaaactgAAATATCGAAATATGCTGTTGTCGAATATTGTCGCTCAAGAAGATGCTTCGGTTCATGATATGCTAAAAAGGCATTCAATTCGTGATGCAATCTTAATGTTGAAGTCAGCATGGAATGATTTACCCCAAACCGTATTGGAGAAGGCATGGaaccaaattttaaattggGACGATGACCAATTTGATAAACAAGATGATCTGCCATTGTCAGAGCTGCTTTCAAATCTTGATTATGAGCGTGAAATTGAAGACACTAGACAATTACTTTTGAAATTGGGTGTCGGTACCAGCTTATCAACCGATGAAATTGAGGAATGGAATGCTGATATGATCGATGAAGGTGATTTGAATGATATCGATATTGAAGAAATGGAATGTGATGCAGATATTGCGGATGGTGAAGCTGTTTGCTCGAATCAACCCATTCCTTATTTAGATGCAATAAGTGCGGTCAACACTCTAATCAAATGGAACGAACAAAATGTAGAATGCACAAATAAGCATATGGCAAACTTGTTCGAACTGCGTTCAGACAtcgttaaaaaacaattatcgaAACCACAAAAACAATGTATTCTTACTGATTACTTCACTCGTTCAAACACatga